Proteins encoded within one genomic window of Humulus lupulus chromosome 1, drHumLupu1.1, whole genome shotgun sequence:
- the LOC133807972 gene encoding uncharacterized protein LOC133807972, whose product MSYLLRTLTMKKEVDSIIRDTIDKVLVLRFGRASDSGCLHLDDVLCKSAREVSKFASVALVDIDSEDVQVYVKYFDITFIPSTIFFFNAHHMKMDSGTADHTKWVGAFHQKQDFIDVVEAIFRGAMKGKMIVHCPLPPERIPKYQLLYKDV is encoded by the exons atgaGTTACCTGCTGAGAACTCTGAcgatgaagaaagaggtagactCCATAATCAGAGACACCATTGACAAGGTCCTCGTCCTCCGCTTCGGCCGAGCTTCTGATTCTGGCTGTCTCCATCTCGACGACGTC CTCTGTAAATCAGCGCGAGAGGTTTCTAAATTCGCAAGTGTGGCTCTGGTAGATATTGATTCTGAAGATGTTCAAGTTTACGTCAAGTATTTTGACATCACTTTCATACCCTCCACCATTTTTTTCTTCAATGCTCATCACATGAAGATGGATTCTGg TACCGCTGATCATACTAAATGGGTTGGAGCATTTCACCAAAAGCAAGATTTTATTGATGTAGTAGAG GCCATTTTTAGAGGAGCCATGAAAGGGAAGATGATTGTGCATTGTCCCTTGCCACCAGAACGAATTCCGAAATATCAGTTATTATACAAAGATGTGTAG
- the LOC133807956 gene encoding glucan endo-1,3-beta-glucosidase 12 has product MLKMVLLIFPIFFFCFLGLTSAGQESVQLLNLYIATPEVPKTASSHSDLPIAASVSSEDLHGVSSSVLMAESWLRTQVLAYYPANRFTTIVVGGTVLCQKGQEHKLSLVLPSVKNIHHSLTRWGLEKDIKVSAAFSSACLHPQSTYFNGDFAKSFTKPLLEFLQNTNSTYSLHPSPPKFTPLPAETASLVSSHSKCMKKLGLFELNKVNVIVNNTPKESKPMSRKLTSLNPNVLYPFPARPNPLPKVADSPLHSSVGYSIPSNVATPPQSSEPQIASPPQMKTPLAQIASPPHFSFSYAPESPPVFEPAASPPVFEPASPPYGFTLPPCDPSPYHPGAPSPHIGMVHKLWCVAKPTVPSDTLQAAIDYACGEGGADCNEILPQGNCYNPDTVVAHASYAFNSYWQKHKRTGGTCSFGGTAMLINNDPSFLHCRFVLT; this is encoded by the exons ATGTTGAAGATGGTCTTACTGATCTTTCCCATCTTCTTTTTCTGTTTCTTGGGTCTTACTA GTGCTGGTCAAGAATCTGTTCAACTCCTTAACCTTTACATTGCTACTCCAGAAGTGCCAAAAACGGCGTCGTCTCATTCTGACTTACCTATTGCTGCTTCTGTAAGTAGTGAAGACCTTCATGGGGTTTCAAGCAGTGTTTTAATGGCAGAGAGTTGGCTCAGGACTCAGGTTCTGGCTTACTACCCGGCCAATCGGTTCACCACCATTGTTGTTGGTGGTACTGTTCTGTGCCAAAAAGGTCAAGAGCATAAGCTTTCGCTGGTACTACCATCTGTCAAGAACATTCACCACTCCCTTACAAGGTGGGGTTTGGAGAAAGATATCAAGGTCTCAGCTGCATTTTCATCTGCTTGTTTGCACCCACAATCTACTTACTTTAATGGGGATTTCGCCAAAAGTTTCACCAAACCCCTTCTGGAGTTTCTTCAGAATACAAACTCCACTTACTCTCTTCACCCATCTCCTCCAAAGTTTACTCCTTTACCAGCTGAAACCGCTAGTCTGGTCTCTTCTCACTCAAAATGCATGAAAAAGCTTGGACTTTTTGAGCTTAACAAGGTTAATGTGATAGTCAACAACACCCCTAAAGAGTCTAAACCTATGAGCAGGAAGCTAACATCTTTGAATCCAAATGTGTTGTACCCATTTCCAGCCAGACCAAACCCTTTACCAAAAGTTGCAGACTCGCCACTCCATTCTTCTGTCGGCTACTCCATTCCTTCCAATGTGGCCACACCCCCTCAATCTTCAGAACCCCAAATAGCCTCTCCACCTCAGATGAAGACTCCACTGGCCCAAATAGCCTCGCCACCTCACTTCTCTTTCTCTTATGCACCAGAAAGTCCCCCTGTTTTTGAACCAGCGGCTAGTCCACCAGTTTTTGAGCCAGCGAGTCCACCTTATGGGTTTACCTTGCCTCCTTGTGATCCATCACCATACCACCCAGGTGCCCCTTCGCCCCATATAGGGATGGTCCATAAGCTGTGGTGCGTGGCTAAGCCTACTGTCCCTTCTGATACACTTCAGGCTGCCATTGATTATGCTTGTGGAGAAGGTGGAGCTGACTGTAATGAGATATTGCCACAAGGAAATTGTTACAATCCAGACACTGTTGTGGCTCATGCTTCTTACGCCTTCAATAGCTACTGGCAGAAGCACAAAAGGACTGGTGGGACTTGTAGCTTTGGAGGAACTGCTATGTTAATCAACAACGACCCAA GCTTTCTTCACTGTCGTTTTGTGCTCACTTGA
- the LOC133808009 gene encoding uncharacterized protein LOC133808009 yields the protein MDSKHTGDVFKHLEKQSELLMEAYRSMSHELHKLQVEEEMLMRKFYEIMSAHGKTKQIEGGSSNVSDDRKVGDSTALVVSTNNEEQT from the exons ATGGACTCAAAGCACACAGGAGATGTTTTCAA GCATTTGGAGAAGCAAAGCGAGCTCTTAATGGAAGCCTATAGATCAATGTCGCATGAACTGCATAAACTTCAG GTAGAGGAAGAAATGTTAATGCGCAAGTTCTATGAGATAATGTCTGCTCATGGTAAAACTAAGCAG ATTGAAGGTGGTAGTAGTAATGTTTCAGATGACAGAAAAGTTGGAGACTCCACTGCGTTAGTTGTTTCGACTAACAATGAAGAACAAACGTGA